One Aegilops tauschii subsp. strangulata cultivar AL8/78 chromosome 2, Aet v6.0, whole genome shotgun sequence genomic window, cttccttgaccacgtgatcgctgaaaacggagaatactatgtggaccctgtgttcttacaatttaattaggagattatattgtaagagataattattgtatatatgtagccggtagtgtcagatagatatacgagaacttgttgttcgaccaatctctcggagaaggagaggtggtcgatatcacttctctctgtatgcatatgttcatgacgatcttatgtttccttcatttgcttactagctagcgtgtctagtcctctccatacgtatatagtacgtagcgtcgaccaagcacggagataagagaggacacttctctctattaattagctagctaacacaatatatgaaacacctaaattaaccccccaaaaccccccaacccctccccccctttcaaaacaaaaaacaaaaaccccagcccctaaaatgctgacgcgtggatgcctattggtcccggttggtgacaccaaccgggacaaaaggccctgcctattggtcccggttgatgtcacctaccgggaccaaaggccaccctgcctgggctggcagcaacggccacgtggaggaccttctgtcccggttcgtgtaaaaaccgggactaaagggttagggctttagtaacgaccctttagtcccggttcgaaaaccgggacaaaaggcccttaccaactggggtaaaagcccctttttctactagtgcaatGTCTACATAGGCCTATAACCAGATTCAATTACTGGAAAACCTACTTCAGAATCAGGCCGAAGTACAAACCAATGACAAATGGGCATGCAAAGGACAGAAAAACAAATTTTCTTCCATCATAATGTACCAAAATTTATGCCTACAGCAGGAGAAGCAGATAATATTCAAGTGGCTTTGGAACAATGCTTGCAGACTCAGACATAAAATCTTCTTATGGTTATTAATCCGTGACAGGGTAAATACCAGAAATCTGCTCAAAAGGAAGAGCTTCCACTTGGATTGCTATGAGTGTGTGTTATGCAATGAAAAGGCAGAAGAAACTTTGAGACACCTATTTTAGGATTGTGGCTTTGTGCAAAACTGCTGGAAGAGTGTTCTGCCAAGGAAAAATTGGGAATATCTTGTATTGATGACATTCAGTTAGGACATCAACTTCTTCCGAAGAGCATTGCTATGGTATTATAATACAAGGGTGCTGGTCCACTTGGTGTCAAAGAAATGGGAACATTTTCAGAAAAGAAACCTCTAGTATCAATTGTGGGAAATTCAGGGTAAAGGAGGATTTGAGTTTACTGGCTCAAGGAATTAAAGCGAAGCATCTAAACACCCTCCTATAGTGGATTAAGGATCATGTGGAATGACTCCTCATATAGACATAACATTATTTTAGTGGTATGATGTTGGGAAAAATTGGCATTGGTTAGAGGCAGAGCCTATCTTTTCTGCTTTTTATTTGTAGATATTGTAATCTTTATATTACTTTAATAGAAAATTAGCATAAAACTATTGTTCTACGATTGCTACTTCAAAAAGAAAACCTAAACtatacaacacatgcatagagCTTTCAGTCATTGTGCAGTCTCACTCGTCCACGACTCTATCTTCTCCTTCTAGTTTTAGGGATTAAAGAATTAAGAGTAGGTAGAGAGTTTATTAGTAAACTTATCCGTAGTCATAATAGAGTTACCGATAGTTTGACAAAATATAATTGTAGTAAATGCGCTACATGAAGGTGAATTTGTTGCCTTTAGAGTGTAACTCTACGCCTTTGGAATAAAACTCTCTTTCACCTGAAAAAAAGTTTAGCCTGAGGGTGAGAGGACGCGTGCAGCCACGTACGGCAGCACGTGTCGGGCGGTTTGACTGGCCGGTGCCAAATATGTGTGCATGGAGACCAGGTAGAGTGACTGAAGTATTCGAGACAAACGATGCATGCGGTCAGATGGTGGATTTATTGGGGAGGCGCAGGCGcaggcggccgttggatggatatACATGCATTGACGGTTAAAGCAACCGCTACCTGCATGCATCCTTAACTGTGCGTACGTCTGATGTGCATGCATGCTAGTACATGGATGGATGAACTGGACGACGAAAGGGCCGGCCAGGGGCATATATGCACGCACATGGCACAGGCATGGCCGCATATGTTTCATCAATGGATCGATGGATGGGGTGATCGATGCGGCCGACCGGTAGCATGTGCCTGCTATTTCTCCGGTATGCCATATCGCCGATGCATGCATGCCTAGCTAGTAACACATGTCATGCACCTGTGCGTGCACAGGAAAGGCACCAGAGAGCGACCGTTGTTGCGGCCATGGGCAGGGCCGTTTTGTTGGAGCCAGTAGTCACGGGtagcgcgcgcgcgcgcgcgctcTCTCTCTCAGCATCCGGGAACGGAGCATCGTTGTCGACGGGCGGCATGGACGAGGAAAAGAAGGAAAAGAAGCACGGATCACGTGGGACCCGCACGCGACTTATCCAACTGCACCGcgcggcaaatttgacaaatttaacgtgtggacgaaatcaaatcacagaatgaactgtccgtgaaactatttcacgcagCTGACTTTTTGTGTGACGCCTGACACAAAGGCGACACACTACgctgtgcaacgcctcacagataggcgctacacgcaTGGCTAGCGTTGCACCCCAGACTGCCTAAAAATTGCTAAGTCATTGTGCAGAGCCtaagagctaggcgctgcactgtatagtgtgacgcctagctctcaggcgttGCACTACTGgttgcactacaaaatgaagcaaccactagtgcaacgcctagaagctaggcgttacactgtatagtgtggcgcctagctcttaggcgctgcacactgacttagtaattttcaGATCACACGGATGCGACGCTTGCCAGACGTGTAGCGCCTATCTatgaggcgttgcacagtgtagtgtgacgccttcgtgtcgggcgtcacacaaaagGTCAGccgtgtgaaatagtttcacaacaGTTCATTATATGATTTGATTTCGTCCATAGGTTAAATTTGTCAATTTTGGCGCACCGCGCGTCTATCTAGCCTCCCTCTCTCGTGCATGCACTTGTCGCCTCAGGACCGTTTGATCCGGTTATGGAAGTAGTATGATTCTGGAACAACTActcttgaccattggattgaaaTCGGACACATGACGAGCGACCGACCATCTGTGCACAGCAACCAGCGTCGCCCGCGCCTTTAAAAGCCCGGCCGAGGGCTCGTCAATATCAGCACAACCACAGCACCGCAGGTAGCAACTGAAACCGACGCCAGCTCAAGTCTATAGGGTGAGTGAGTGACTGACCAGAGCATAGCAGTAGCCAAATCTTCTACCTAGTTACTAGCTCTCTCTAGCTACATCCTTCAGCTAGCCAAATCCCAGGCATGGACGGAAAGAAGAAGCCCACTGCTGCGACTGGGAGCTCCATCGTCGACGACCTCTTCGGCCCCAAGGacggcgccgcctcctcctccgccggctACTTCAGCACCGTCTTCCCAACTCCATCTGGGGTATATATGCATCTTAATACTTTCCGGCTTAGTCTTCGATCTTAATTTTGTGTGTGCGTTCGCCTTCAGTTCAAAACCTCCATTTCTTTGATTTTTCTTTTCTGTCGAAAAAAGGGCGAACATGCATGTGTACAACGTCCCAGCTTTGCTTCCCTCTCACCCACACAAATTACTACTAGTTCCAAGTCCATCGTTTGCCATTTTTTAAATTCCAATAGACTTTCTTTCATTTTCTACTGGTTGATTATTAGTTTTAGAAGAAGATTTGATCAATTTCTTTACTTGAAAATGCATGGTCAAAGCATGGATTAAATAAATAAATCAGCATGGTACATGGATCATGCATATCGCTTCATGCGAGACGTAAGCACTTTTGTTTACATCAAACACGTACGCATATAAATCACAGTACGTATATGTAGTATGTCACTTGGTACTACACTAGCTAGTTAGTAATCTACTACTCATTAGTTTATCCTCATGCATGCATGTACCTTTTTCTGTACATGCATGACGATATGATCCAAATCAATGGACTGGTGGTGTTATATCGTCTACGGACTACGGTGCATATACTTCATGTACATAGTACTATCAGAGGAGCATTTGTTCAGCACGTGTGTGATATTTTTTGTTGCTTAATTGGTCAACCACGTGCTTATTACGTGTGCATATAATATATTGGTAATGGCAGGCGACGGGGAAAGATGCGTCGCTCCGGGCAGCAGCAGCCGCTGGGAATAAATCATCGTCGGCAGGGCATCAGCAGCAAGGAAAGCAGCACGGGGGCTCACCTGAGTCGCCTTACTTCGGCTCCTCTTCCGTCCACTATGGCGGCCGGGACTTCTACGCCGGCGCCGAATCTCAGCGCCAATATCCGGCCGCCGCTGCCGCACCGGCACCCAAGCACAAGGACGACGGCGACACATCGGCAGCCACCCGGGGTGACTGGTGGCAAGGTCGGTCCATCTCAACCTACCTCCCACGTACCCTCCCTTTCGTACAGTACCAGTAGTAGTCTTGACTGTCTACGTTGTGACTAACTGAACCAGTTTTTTCCCCCAGGTTCCCTCTACTACTAGCACTAGCAGGAAAGAGAGACTGGTGTGAGATGAGCGAGATATAAATAAAATGTACAGCTAGCTACCTCATAATAGCATGCTTCATCATTGTTATTTCACTGGGTGGAGAAGATGGTCGGTCCAGCGATCATCAGCTTAACTAATTATTAAGCTATTGTTATGTTAGAGCTTGTGTGTGTCTACCTAGTTGGGACATGGGTGTGTACTACTGTGCTCTTGTAATATGCCTTCTCACACTAATATATGGTCGTGCGCTTTTATGTGTGTGCTATGGTTTTGCCTCTCCAACCTCAAATTAGTCATGCTTGCTGAAAAAAATCGAGCACACTGAATTCGCGTCTCCGTTATGAGATTATTTTGTAGAGAAAAGTGTGCATCTCACCCCAGCATTGTCGCAAGTCATAAATAGATTTTGTCTCATGGCATCTTCAAGGCGGCGTAAAACTCCTGCAACCATTCGGACCGGACTGTCTGGACCGCAGAAATCATCCAACGCCAACCTGTTGTTGGAAATATAAGCAATTTACCAAAtaattttattaacagaaatactagataaagcatgactaatatagcCGCGATAAAGCAAGTCATGCAATCCGACGGAAAAAAGTAAATAGCATATGCATATATGAACTTGAACTAAACACATCTAGAACAGACACTAGATGAAGATGAAGTTGCATATATGAAGTAGAACCTATCATATGTAGGGCAGAAACTGGAGCAAAGAACTGTGTCATGACATCTAACAGAAAGAGCAAGACcacgtacgggacagcagcagcagaagcactggacttggggtcgacatcctctccagccatgtcgtTGCTGAGGTAGTCgacgtcggggaagtagtcgtcggagtccgtgatgaagaagctagtagtcgcgcagagcgctccccaaaaaccttatcacccttctcccgtacaagactcaaaaggtgcggttccggaggcctactgtcccgacctgcggtgcacgccgcaagccgggaaTGGGAAGAACGTAGCAGCAGCGCAGTGCTCGGAACTTtgtggcgagaggaagaggaGCTTCTGGTGTGTCTCTCTGGAGAGGAGCGACCTCTCTTATATAGGCACAGGAGAAGGACGCGAACAGGCTGCGGCGGGAGGTGAAGCAACGGAGGGAGACGAAACGAACAAGCAGCCGAAGAGGCGCGCCGTTCGAATTCAGTGTCCACTACAGAAAACGTTTCAGCTCCCGCGTGacctcggctcggctcattcccgcaacccgcggcgcgtcgtgacgaggcgaggcgtggcgtggcgtggcgaggcgggcggcggaggaggagcgcgcgtggatgtccctcttgttctcatgctcatacaagtggggaaagaacctcccttataaagaggtccaactccctctaaactagcaatgtgggactaaacttttgttccacctcttgccttgcacaaATGAGCTGCGTgagcctctaggatttattaggaatttctgaaactgctattgggctaggcccaaaatagacaaaattccagcaatcccccaccagatcccagaggcacacaaaatttgcccttggttccaaaacactgttttatataccggtactgcagtggagactgttaagttgaacttccacctagaactctatgctacactagtaagcaacttgaacagtggactaggccttgaactgcaagttttctgcgaatctagcttcacataaagccttgaccTATACGTGGCTACTGTGGGTCTTCCCCacgggtggagcttatgcgtcatactccgagacctttcatgagtttactagagagagccctactctcatagattgcgacgtttaacaatcagactcatataggtgtgttcttcaaaagatgttctgcaggacaacatctctgcttaaaagagccacttagaacacattaagatatacatcaacctgccatgcagattagAAGAGtgttgcatcttcatggagtggtatattgttaatagtaaggatactctcctctcagttgaccaacagcttgtcttccacatctaatttacgggatctccgatcacaaagaataggttaccactgtgaacaactcatattgtgggtctcatacccatctccctcgatgcattatctatcacattacatgatagacccttagtaaacggatctgccagatttttagacgtttggatataatccaatgcaataactccggagtttctcattttcctgacagactttaaccttctctgaacgtgtcttgatgacttcatgttatcctttgagctgctcactttcgtgatcacagtttgattgtcgcagttcataaggatacccggtacaggtttctcaacaaccggcaagtcattcaagagccggcgaagccaatctgcttcgaccgtagctgtatctagtgttgtgagttctgcttccattgttgacctcgttaagatggtctgcttgcaagacttccaagaaacagcg contains:
- the LOC109771480 gene encoding uncharacterized protein; translated protein: MDGKKKPTAATGSSIVDDLFGPKDGAASSSAGYFSTVFPTPSGATGKDASLRAAAAAGNKSSSAGHQQQGKQHGGSPESPYFGSSSVHYGGRDFYAGAESQRQYPAAAAAPAPKHKDDGDTSAATRGDWWQGSLYY